The stretch of DNA GGAGACCGATCTTCTTTACATCCGGATTCTGTGCCTGGATCAGCTTCATGATAGAAGAAGTATCTAGGTAATCACTGGTTCCTGTAATGTTTGCGCCAGGAGCATCCAGAGAATCTACAAGACCGGAGCCAACCGGATCAGATACTGCTGAGAAAACAACCGGTGTATCACTTCCCTCTGTAGCAGACTGCATACGCATTGCTACCGGTGTAGCCACACCTACCATCAGGTCAACCTTATCCGCCTGAAAATCTGAAATGATCTGTTCCATAACACTGGCATCTGCATTACAGTTGTCATAAGACACATCAAATGTAACACCCTTTTCTTTGCCAAGCTCTTCCAGACGGGACTGGATGTTGTCTACGATCTGGTTCAGGGAAGCATCATCTACATAATTGCAGATGCCCACTTTAAAATCCTCCGCCATAACCGGGCTTGCCACCATCATAGTTGTTGCTGCTACTGCTGCTGCGATCACTAACATTCTTTTTTTCATAATTTTGTTCTCCCTTCTTATTCCGCTTATGATTACTTATTTGTACACCCTGCGGTCTGCTTTTCCGGAACAACTTTCATGCAACAGAATCGCTTTTCCTGTAACACAAAAACCGTCCCAAGCTTATATCATGCTTGAGACGGTAATAAAAGTTCTTTATTATCGCGGTACCACTCAAATTGACGAATCGTCCACTTTCCGGCGTACTAACATACACTCCTCATTGGTAACGGGTTCGGTTCCCGTCGGCGCCTACTGTACAGATAAATAGTTCGGGCCGCCCTCGAAAGTCCATTCAACATCTGGTCCCCTGCGGATTTCCACCACCACCGCTCTCTGTGAAGTTTCCTGAAATGTTTACTTCTCTTTCTCACTGGTTTGTTTTTTAAGTTGTGTTTACTTTAGCACATCAACGTGAGTCTGTCAAGCCCAAAAATAAAATTAATTCTTAAAGCTGTGGATCGGTGCCGGGATCCTTCCGCCTCTCTGTACAAATGCATCACAGGAGAAGGAATTTACAGGCATGATCGGAGCATATCCAAGAAGGCCTCCGAACTCAACCGTTTCGCCCACACCCTTACCGATAACCGGGATGAGACGTACTGCAGTTGTCTTCTGATTTACCATACCGATGGCAGACTCATCTGCGATGATACCTGCCAGTGTGGTCGCCTTGGTATCTCCCGGAACTGCGATCATGTCCAGACCAACAGAGCATACACAGGTCATGGCTTCCAGCTTCTCCAGAGTAAGAGCTCCCTCGTTTACCGCATCGATCATTCCCTGATCCTCGCTGACAGGAATAAAGGCACCACTTAATCCGCCCACAGCTGCTGCTGCCATAACGCCGCCTTTCTTCACCTGGTCGTTGAGAAGTGCAAGCGCTGCAGTTGTTCCCGGTGCGCCGGCTCTCTCAAGGCCGATCTCTTCCAGGATCTCAGCTACGGAATCACCGATAGCCGGTGTCGGTGCAAGAGAAAGATCCACGATACCAAACGGCACGTCAAGACGCTTGGATGCCTCACGTGCAACCAGCTGTCCAACTCGTGTAACCTTAAACGCAGTACGTTTGATCATCTCGCAGAGGGTTCCGAAATCCTCTCCACGAACCTGCTCCAGGGCTTTCTTCACAACTCCGGGGCCACTGACACCTACGTTGATGATGCAGTCCGCCTCTGTGACACCGTGGAACGCGCCTGCCATGAACGGATTGTCATCCGGTGCGTTGCAGAACACCACAAGTTTGGCACATCCAAGAGAATCCTGGTCCTTAGTAGCCTCTGCTGTTGCAAGGACGATCTCGCCCATCAGCTTTACGGCATCCATGTTGATACCGGTCTTGGTGGAACCAACGTTTACAGAACTGCAGACACGCTCTGTTTCTGCCATTGCCTGAGGAATGGAGCGGATGAGAAGCTCTTCTGCCGGAGTCATTCCCTTGCTTACCAGTGCAGAATATCCGCCGATAAAGTTAACGCCAACTTCCTTGGCACATTTATCCAGTGTTCTTGCGATGGTCACAAAATCCTCCGGTTTCTTACATGCAGCCCCGCCAACCAGAGCAATGGGTGTTACGGAAATTCGTTTATTTACAACCGGGATACCGTACTCGGTTGCGATCTCATCACCGGTAGCCACCAGATTTCTGGCCTTTGTGGTGATCTTTTCGTATATTTTCTGATTCAGTGCATCCAGGTCAGGATCGATACAGTCCAGAAGGCTGATCCCCATGGTGATGGTACGCACATCCAGATTCTCCTGCTCGATCATTTTATTTGTCTCGTTTACCTCAAAAATATTGATCATTTTATTTTCTCCCTGATGATTGATGTAAAGTAGATATCATATGCATTCGCAATCCGCATTCGGTGCCTGATCATACTCGATGCATCATGTTAAAAATATCTTCATGCTGGCAGTGGATCACAACACCGATTTCCTTGCCCAGATTCTCAAGTTCTCTTGCAAGTTCACCGCCATCCTTTTCACATTTTGCTGTGTCTGCGATCATCATCATGTTGAAGTAACCCTGAACGATGGTCTGAGAAATATCCAGAATATTAACCTGATTCTCTGCAAGATATGTACAAACCTTTGCAATAATTCCTACTGTGTCGTTTCCTACTACTGTGATAATTGTCTTCTTCATCGTTTTTTCCTTTCTACACTGTGATTATTTCTGATATGTGATCCCTCTTCGCTACCTGGATCTTAAAATCCCTGGAACGGTACGGGTTGTCACCAAGTGTCACCTCCGAGCACACAGTCTCGTAGGCAAGTTCTTCATAATTGTTTTCTCTGCTTAAATGGCCTAGAAAAACCGCCTTCAAATTATCATGAAGGATCCGACAGAGCAGACGTCCTGCATTCTCATTGGAGAGATGCCCACGGTCTCCCAGAATCCTCTGTTTGAGATAATAAGGGTATTTTCCGACCTGAAGCATACGGATGTCATGATTCGCTTCCAAAAGCACCGCATCCAGATTCTCCAGATTTTTTACAATGTAATCATTATATTTTCCAAGGTCTGTGGCAATGCCCACAGAATGCTCTCCACATTCCAGGCGGTAGCCCACCGGCTGTGCGGCATCATGGGGAATGGTAAAAGGATTTACCGTCAGGTCCTTGATCTCAAAAGGCTCATCCTCCCGGATCTCGTGGATCAGTCCCTCCGGCATTTTCCCAAGGGATTTCATACGAAGCATCGCATCTGCTGTTCCACCTGTGGTATAGATGGGAATTCCGTATTTTCTGGAGATCACTCCCAGTCCCTTGATATGGTCAGAATGTTCATGTGTGATCAGGATGCCATCCACATCTTTCCCGGTAAGATCCAGGGAATTCAGGCCTTTTTCGATACTCTTCCCGCTGATCCCCACATCTACCAGAACATGTGCCTCCTCAGAGCCCACATAAATACAGTTGCCGCTGCTTCCGCTGGCAATACTACAAAGTCTCATTTCTCTCTATCCCTTCTCTGATCTGTCTCCGGGTTTCCTTCAGATCTCCATTATTCCCGATCACATAATCCGTATGTTCTCTGAAAACCTGGTCAGATACCTGGTTTCGGATAATGCCAAGAGATTTCTCTCTGGAATAGCCGCGGCTTTCCATCAGACGACGGATCCGGATTTCCTCCTCTGTATACACATACCAGACTTCATCACAGAATTCCTGATAATTCTCTTCCAGAAAAAGAGCAGCTTCCACAACACAGATTCCTCTTCCGGCATCCTTCTGTTCTCCAAGAAGATCCAGGATTCTCTGCTTTACAGCCGGATGAATGATCCCGTTTAATTTCAAAAGCATATCCTTATCTGTGAATACTACATCAGAAATCCGTTTCCGGTCAATAGTTTTATCTTTTTTTATGATTTCTTTTCCAAACAATGCGATCACCGCATCGTAACACTCTTCCCCCGGTTCCATCAGAATGTGACCAAGCTGGTCTGCCTGGATCACATATGCCTGGAAATCTTCTTCCAGGATTCCAAGTACTGTACTTTTTCCGGCCCCTACTCCGCCGGTTACTCCGATCACTCTCATTTATTTCGCCTCATACCAGCTGTCACCCTGGTGCATATCTACGTCAAGTTCCACTGCAAGATCTGCAGCTCCCTTCATCTCTTCTTCCAGAATACGGGAAACTTCCTCGATCTCTTCTTTCTTTGTCTCGATCAGAAGCTCATCGTGAACCTGCAGCACCAGCCTTGAACGCAGTCCCTCTTTTTTCATTCGTTCGTAAACATGGTTCATGGCTATTTTGATGATATCTGCTGCAGTACCCTGGATCGGAGAGTTCATGGCTACACGTTCTCCGAAGGAGCGCTGCATGAAATTACTGGATTTCAGCTCCGGCACGGGCCTTCGTCTGCCGAACATAGTTGTCACATAACCGTGTTCCTTGCCATCCTTTACCAGACCGTCCAGAAAACCCTTGATCTTCGGATAGGTCTCAAAATATTTCTCAATATAGGCAGCTGCCTCTTTTCTGGTAATACTCAGATCCTGGCTCAGTCCAAAGGAACTGATCCCATAAACGATTCCGAAATTTACCGCCTTGGCATTTCTTCGCTGAAGAGATGTCACCTCATCCAGCGGCACATGAAACACCTGGGATGCGGTGAGCCGGTGGATATCCTCCGCCTCACGATAAGCCTGGATCAGTTTTTCATCACCGGACATATGTGCCAGCACACGAAGCTCGATCTGGGAATAATCTGCATCCAGAAATACAAATCCCTCTTCCGGCACAAAAACCTTACGGATCAGCCTGCCCAGCTCCATGCGGACCGGTATGTTCTGGAGATTCGGATCTGTACTGCTGATACGACCGGTTGCTGTGATCGTCTGATTAAAAGTAGAGTGGATCCTTCCATCTTCTCCGATCACATTTCCGAGACCATCTGCATAAGTGGATTTCAGCTTGGTCAGCTGGCGGTACTCCAGGATATCTTTTACGATGGCATGATCCGGTGCCAGCTTATCCAGGATATCCGCCGCTGTGGAATAGCCGGTCTTGGTCTTCTTTCCACCTGAAAGTCCCAGCTTTTCAAAAAGGATCACACCCAGCTGTTTCGGGGAATTGATATTAAACTCCTCCCCTGCTTCCTGCCAGATGGTTTTTTCCAGCTCCTGGATACGGACTTTAAGTTTTTCGCCATAGCTCTTAAGCTCTTCACCCTTAACGGAAATCCCCCATTTTTCCATAGAATCCAGGGTAAAGACAAGAGGAAGCTCGATCTCATCATAAACCTTACGCATGCCTGTTTCATCCAGTTTTTCAAGAAGAACTTTTCGGGCCATGCAGGGCACAAACGCCTGATAGCAGGCATAATTTCCAAGACATTCCAGCTCCTCTTCCCAGGCCTTTTTCAGAGAAGTCTTTCCAAGAAGGTCTTCCTTTGAGGGGAGCATCATACCATCCAGATATTCTCTGGCGATGTCATCATGGGAATAAGAAGATTTCAGCGGATTCAGAAGATATGCAGCAACCCCCGCATCAAAAACCTTCTTCGAATCGTCAAGGGAAACATGTTTGAGAACTGATTTAATATCCATAGCACAGAGTACCGTACTGTCCGCCAGAGTTTTCAGTTTTCCGCAAAGGTAATCCCCTGTGAGAAGTCCTCCCACCGGAATCTGATAGATTTCTTTTTCATCCAGGACCAATCCCACGGTATACACCTGATCCGAATCTGCAAGAACAGAAATACCCACCTGATCTTTCTGCGCTGCTTTTTCAAACAGTGCCTCCACACCGGAAAGATCATTGCATGTAAAAAATTCCAGTTCCATGGAGGAATCTGCTGTCGTAGCCGGATCAAAACGGTTCAGCATGTTCTTAAATTCCAGGCGTTTACACAATTCATATGCCTCTGGAGTATAGGGATTTTCCACTTTCGCTTTTTCGTAGGAAAATTCCAGCGGACTGTCTGTGTTGATGGTTGCAAGCTCTTTGGAAAGCTGCGCCAGATCATAATGCTCGCGGAGAGATTCTTTCGCCTTATTAGGCTTTACCTCTTCCAGATGCTCATGAGCATTCTCAATGGAACCGAACTGCACGATCATCTTGGTCGCGGTCTTCTCTCCAACGCCCGGGATTCCCGGAATATTATCGGAGCTGTCGCCCATCAGTGCTTTCAGTTCTATAATCTGCGGCGGCGTTACCTGATATTTTTCAAGAACTTCCGCTGTATGGTAGTTTTCAATGGTTGTCTTTCCCCGGACAGTCTTCGGAAGCCGGATCAGCACCTTATCTGTGGCAAGCTGAAGAAGATCCCGATCTCCGGAAAGAATGGTAACATCCATGCCCTTTGCTTCACTTCTTCTGGCGACCGTACCAAGAAGATCATCTGCTTCATAGCCTTCCAGAGACATGATGTTGATTCCCATGGCAGAAAGCATCTCCTTGATCAGCGGAACCTGTTCCCGAAGCTCCTCCGGCATGGGTTTTCGGGTGCCTTTATAGGCTTCATATCTCTTATGCCGGAACGTAGGTGCACTCAG from Blautia sp. SC05B48 encodes:
- a CDS encoding PFL family protein, which produces MINIFEVNETNKMIEQENLDVRTITMGISLLDCIDPDLDALNQKIYEKITTKARNLVATGDEIATEYGIPVVNKRISVTPIALVGGAACKKPEDFVTIARTLDKCAKEVGVNFIGGYSALVSKGMTPAEELLIRSIPQAMAETERVCSSVNVGSTKTGINMDAVKLMGEIVLATAEATKDQDSLGCAKLVVFCNAPDDNPFMAGAFHGVTEADCIINVGVSGPGVVKKALEQVRGEDFGTLCEMIKRTAFKVTRVGQLVAREASKRLDVPFGIVDLSLAPTPAIGDSVAEILEEIGLERAGAPGTTAALALLNDQVKKGGVMAAAAVGGLSGAFIPVSEDQGMIDAVNEGALTLEKLEAMTCVCSVGLDMIAVPGDTKATTLAGIIADESAIGMVNQKTTAVRLIPVIGKGVGETVEFGGLLGYAPIMPVNSFSCDAFVQRGGRIPAPIHSFKN
- a CDS encoding ACT domain-containing protein; this translates as MKKTIITVVGNDTVGIIAKVCTYLAENQVNILDISQTIVQGYFNMMMIADTAKCEKDGGELARELENLGKEIGVVIHCQHEDIFNMMHRV
- a CDS encoding MBL fold metallo-hydrolase, producing the protein MRLCSIASGSSGNCIYVGSEEAHVLVDVGISGKSIEKGLNSLDLTGKDVDGILITHEHSDHIKGLGVISRKYGIPIYTTGGTADAMLRMKSLGKMPEGLIHEIREDEPFEIKDLTVNPFTIPHDAAQPVGYRLECGEHSVGIATDLGKYNDYIVKNLENLDAVLLEANHDIRMLQVGKYPYYLKQRILGDRGHLSNENAGRLLCRILHDNLKAVFLGHLSRENNYEELAYETVCSEVTLGDNPYRSRDFKIQVAKRDHISEIITV
- the coaE gene encoding dephospho-CoA kinase (Dephospho-CoA kinase (CoaE) performs the final step in coenzyme A biosynthesis.) → MRVIGVTGGVGAGKSTVLGILEEDFQAYVIQADQLGHILMEPGEECYDAVIALFGKEIIKKDKTIDRKRISDVVFTDKDMLLKLNGIIHPAVKQRILDLLGEQKDAGRGICVVEAALFLEENYQEFCDEVWYVYTEEEIRIRRLMESRGYSREKSLGIIRNQVSDQVFREHTDYVIGNNGDLKETRRQIREGIERNETL
- the polA gene encoding DNA polymerase I; translated protein: MSEKILLIDGHSILNRAFYGLPDLTNAEGRHTGAVYGFLNIMFRIMEEEKPEYLTVAFDLSAPTFRHKRYEAYKGTRKPMPEELREQVPLIKEMLSAMGINIMSLEGYEADDLLGTVARRSEAKGMDVTILSGDRDLLQLATDKVLIRLPKTVRGKTTIENYHTAEVLEKYQVTPPQIIELKALMGDSSDNIPGIPGVGEKTATKMIVQFGSIENAHEHLEEVKPNKAKESLREHYDLAQLSKELATINTDSPLEFSYEKAKVENPYTPEAYELCKRLEFKNMLNRFDPATTADSSMELEFFTCNDLSGVEALFEKAAQKDQVGISVLADSDQVYTVGLVLDEKEIYQIPVGGLLTGDYLCGKLKTLADSTVLCAMDIKSVLKHVSLDDSKKVFDAGVAAYLLNPLKSSYSHDDIAREYLDGMMLPSKEDLLGKTSLKKAWEEELECLGNYACYQAFVPCMARKVLLEKLDETGMRKVYDEIELPLVFTLDSMEKWGISVKGEELKSYGEKLKVRIQELEKTIWQEAGEEFNINSPKQLGVILFEKLGLSGGKKTKTGYSTAADILDKLAPDHAIVKDILEYRQLTKLKSTYADGLGNVIGEDGRIHSTFNQTITATGRISSTDPNLQNIPVRMELGRLIRKVFVPEEGFVFLDADYSQIELRVLAHMSGDEKLIQAYREAEDIHRLTASQVFHVPLDEVTSLQRRNAKAVNFGIVYGISSFGLSQDLSITRKEAAAYIEKYFETYPKIKGFLDGLVKDGKEHGYVTTMFGRRRPVPELKSSNFMQRSFGERVAMNSPIQGTAADIIKIAMNHVYERMKKEGLRSRLVLQVHDELLIETKKEEIEEVSRILEEEMKGAADLAVELDVDMHQGDSWYEAK